From the genome of Vicia villosa cultivar HV-30 ecotype Madison, WI linkage group LG2, Vvil1.0, whole genome shotgun sequence, one region includes:
- the LOC131647852 gene encoding uncharacterized protein LOC131647852 isoform X2 yields MLQLLYAVIFAEMLMIMSFLFKTPLRKLVIMALNTAKRGRGPVVVKTVTATLVVMLGSALYSIYEIRCRYVESVTIIDPTEQVLLSNHLLQASLLDRLHHYIRELRVLRKTMETVKNQNRSFERNKSVNASENKALKEEIGVLKSKIEKLESECEVRRKQG; encoded by the exons ATGTTGCAGCTATTATATGCAGTTATATTTGCAGAAATGTTAATGATTATGAGTTTTTTGTTCAAGACACCGCTAAGGAAGCTCGTGATCATGGCTTTGAACACGGCCAAGCGCGGCCGTGGACCCGTCGTCGTTAAAACCGTCACGGCCACGTTGGTGGTGATGCTCGGTTCTGCACTCTACAGTATTTATGAGATTCGGTGTCGGTATGTGGAAAGTGTTACTATTATTGATCCCACCGAACAAGTACTATTGTCCAACCACCTATTACAAGCTTCTCTTTTGG ATAGATTGCATCATTACATTAGAGAGCTTCGGGTTCTTAGGAAAACTATGGAAACTGTTAAGAATCAGAATCGAAGTTTTGAGAGGAATAAAAGCGTGAATGCATCGGAGAACAAGGCGTTGAAGGAAGAAATTGGTGTGTTGAAGTCCAAAATTGAGAAACTGGAATCTGAATGTGAAGTAAGAAGAAAGCAGGGTTGA
- the LOC131647852 gene encoding uncharacterized protein LOC131647852 isoform X1, whose translation MLQLLYAVIFAEMLMIMSFLFKTPLRKLVIMALNTAKRGRGPVVVKTVTATLVVMLGSALYSIYEIRCRYVESVTIIDPTEQVLLSNHLLQASLLGFVLFLSLVIDRLHHYIRELRVLRKTMETVKNQNRSFERNKSVNASENKALKEEIGVLKSKIEKLESECEVRRKQG comes from the exons ATGTTGCAGCTATTATATGCAGTTATATTTGCAGAAATGTTAATGATTATGAGTTTTTTGTTCAAGACACCGCTAAGGAAGCTCGTGATCATGGCTTTGAACACGGCCAAGCGCGGCCGTGGACCCGTCGTCGTTAAAACCGTCACGGCCACGTTGGTGGTGATGCTCGGTTCTGCACTCTACAGTATTTATGAGATTCGGTGTCGGTATGTGGAAAGTGTTACTATTATTGATCCCACCGAACAAGTACTATTGTCCAACCACCTATTACAAGCTTCTCTTTTGG GGTTTGTTTTGTTCCTTTCTTTGGTTATAGATAGATTGCATCATTACATTAGAGAGCTTCGGGTTCTTAGGAAAACTATGGAAACTGTTAAGAATCAGAATCGAAGTTTTGAGAGGAATAAAAGCGTGAATGCATCGGAGAACAAGGCGTTGAAGGAAGAAATTGGTGTGTTGAAGTCCAAAATTGAGAAACTGGAATCTGAATGTGAAGTAAGAAGAAAGCAGGGTTGA